The Acidobacteriota bacterium DNA window TAGATGATCGCGTGCGATCTTCGATCTTCGTCCTCTATTCTCTATCTTCGATCCTCCTTATCGTCCGTCATTCATCGTTCCGCGTTCATTCTTGCGTCGTTCTTCGGCGTAGCGCGACAGCGCTGAAGCGGCTTTGGACTTCTCGCCCATCGCTTCATACGCCGCGGCCTGCTGCACGTAAGCATCGTACAACGACGGCTGCCGCGCAGCCGCTTCCTCGAAGCTCTTTGCGGCACTCGCGTAGTTGCGTTCTTCAAGCAGAGCGCGTCCAAGCCAATATAACGCCCGGGCGTTTGAAGGATCGCGCTTGGCTAGCGATTCGAATTCGGCCGCTGCAAATCTATAATCGCCTTTCTCGAATGCCTCTCGTCCGATCAGCAAGGGATCGGCCGCGGCGTTCGTATTCGAATCAGCTTTACGATCCTTGATGAAGTCTGGCGCCCGGAGGCCGGCATAGAATGCTCCGGCGATCAGCACCAGTACAAGCAACGAGTACATCAAGAATCGCGAGCCCGGCCTGCTGCTTTTTGCTTCATAGCGTCCGCTAAGACTGTTGCGGTCGAGCGGGCGGGGCGCTTCGTCCGGATCGGGCCGCGCGCGGTTGAATTCGACCTGAATACGGCCGCCGCGCTCCGGAATTCGCGAAGCCGCCGCAGCTCCGGCGCTCACCGTGCGTTTATCATTCCGCTCGGGGCGCTCGGGCATTCCATCATCAATCGCGATGATCGGGGTCTGGCGTGCGCGGCCCATTTGCACGACGACGGCGGTTAGATTGTCGTCGGCGCCGCGCTGGTGAACTATTCGCTTCAACTCGTCAGCCGCGCGCTGCGGGTCCTTGTGCTCAGCCAGCACCCGCGCGATCTCTTCGTCGGACAAATGACGGTAGATGCCGTCGCTGCATAAGAGGAACCGCGCGCCGTCTCGAGCATCGATCGATTTGATCTCGACTTCTACCATGCTTTCGACTCCAAGCGCGCGATTGATGATGTTGGTGGCAAGCTCGGCTGCCTGTTCGCCAATCATTCGACCGGCTCTGATGTCGTCGTTCAAATCAGTATGATCGACCGTCTCGCGGTGGAAGCGCCCGTTTTCCAAACGGTAAACCCGGCTGTCGCCGACGTGAGCTACAGTGACTCGGCCGCCGTCGATGTGTATCAGCGCGACGGTCGTCGCCATTGTTTTATACGCCGGATCGCTCTCAGCCAGCTCGAACACATCGCGGTTGGCAAAGTCGATCGCGCGGCGTATGAGTTCGGCCGAGGGATCTTTTTTGGAGTTGTGGCTGATGGCTTCTTCGATTGTATCGGCGGCAGTCTGGCTGGCGATTTCGCCTGCGCGCTGACCGCCCACCCCGTCGAACACGGCGAAAAGGCCTCGCTCGGGAATCGCCAGAAAGCGGTCCTGATTGACCGGGCGTTTGGGGTTCAACCCGCGGTCACAGATGTAGCCGACTTTGAGGTCCATAGGTCTCTTAGATGCCGCGAGAATAGATACGCTGGCCGTCAGCCGCTCGTTCGTCGCGTCGAAGCATTTGATTACTCCCCTAGCATCTTAGCACTCCGCAACTGACCGCGTGAACGACGATCAAATGGTGGTGCAAGAGACGATCTTCATTGTCCTATGCCCGGTGTATAATGCCGAGGTGACCGAAGACCCCCACAGCGAAATTGTTATCATCAGCGAGCCTATTAGCACACAGCGCGTAGCCGAGATGGCGGCCGAACGGTTCGGCGATATGGTTAAGGCAGTCGTGGACACCAACCGGCGACTGCTTGCGCTAGGCGGGGAACTGCACTCCGATGAGGAGGCCGCGCTATTGGAGCTGGGTTCAACACAAGCAGACCTGTGGGGTATAAACATCTATCCGGACCAGCAAAGATCAGAATGGATCGAGTTTGACTCCCTCATCAACATCAGGCCAAGACTCGGTAATCGCTCCCGCGGTGTAGAAGACGCCGGCACGCGACAACTGATCTGCGAGATCGTCGATTCCCTCATACGATGAAACCACTAATCCATAGAGAGCTTGCCGATGGACGGTGGTTTACGTTCTCGATATCTGAACAACTGGGCAATGTCGGAAGCGAGTTCGAGCGTGCAGCAAACGCGTTTGAGCGAGGAAACCACGAGCGCTTCGAAAAGGCGTTTGAGCGAATGCTCGAGCTGCTGGACCTCACGGTGGAAGACCCGAAATGGCGAACAGCCTGCCGCCTGCGCGAACTGCTCCGATTGCGCGAGGAGGTGTGCGATGTCTTCCACGGCAATGAAATCTATGGTACGTCAATCGAGACCTTGAAGAAGTACTTCCTGTACTTCGGCATCGCCGCCAGAGCTGATCGATGACAGCCCCGATGTTTCGGTGGTGCTCTTCCTCGCGCAGTTAAGTCGCGCGCGGCCGACAACGCTGTCGTATGACAATTGAGGCTGATAAGGCCGTGTGCTACGATGGCGGCACATCAAGGAAACAAAACCATGTCTACCGCCGAACTAGTCGATTCACAGGTAGCGTTCTCGCCGTTGCTGCGTCACTACACGCTCGGCGAGTTTTGGGAGTTGCCCGAACCGCCGGACCGTTGGCACTACGATCTGATCGGAGGAGTTCTCTATATGGTCCCACCGCCCGATCCTCCGCGCGGCGATCTCGTCTCTAGAATGAATCAATCGCTCGTCGTATTCCTTGACGCGAATGGGAACCTGGGCAGTGTCTACCATCCGCGTGAAGCGATCTACATCGACAGCACCAACGTCGAGCCGGACATGATGTACGTCTCTAGCGAGCTCGCTTCTCGAATGGGGCGGCGGCGAACGTCAGCCGACATCGTGTTCGAATACCTGTCCAAGAGCACGGCGGTTTATGATCGCACCACCAAGGCGGATACCTACCTCGCGCTAGGCGTTCGGGAACTCTGGCTGATCGATCCGACTACACGAACGATCGAAGTGCGGCATTGGACCGCGCCCGTTAGAGATGGTGGTCTGCCTAGATGGGAGGTAGTAGTGTACAGCGAGGGTGAATCAGCGGAGTCGCGGGTCCTATCAGGCTGGCGCGTATCGGTGAACCGGCTGTTCGACGACCTTGTCTAAAGACACTCAATCAAGCCACGTCAGAATTGGCGCCACCGCTCTGTAGCCCTCGCGGTCGGCGATCTCCTCGAGCCGGTCGACCTCGATCTCCCATCGCTCAGCCTCCGACTTCAGCGCGGCTCGCTCGCGGTCACTCACGCCGCCGATCTTCTCGCGTCGCCACAACTCGTGCCGCGCTGCGGTCGAGTACAGCCGGGCGCGCATCAGATCGGGCTCCTCGACGAAACCAAATCGTTGATGCCAGTTCATGCTGGCCTCGTTCGCCGCGTGATAAGCGCTTTTCAAGATCGCCTCGCCGACACTATCAAGCTCATTCATCGCGTCCGACAGCAGAGCCGTCGCGATTCCATGCCGCTGCCAGGCAGGTCGAACGAACAGGAGGTCGAGGATCGAATAGCGCGGCGCGTGCGTGAGCAGCGCGGCGCCCACGATTGAGTCGCAGCCTCGCTCGCGATCGAACCCCATCGCCACCCGAGACGCCAAATGTGGCTTTCCTCGCTCGCCGGCGAAATGACTCCGGATAGCCTTGTCCGCCGCTTCGCAAATCTTCTGTGTCTCCCAGTCACAGTACTCCGTCGAATCGA harbors:
- a CDS encoding DUF5674 family protein gives rise to the protein MNDDQMVVQETIFIVLCPVYNAEVTEDPHSEIVIISEPISTQRVAEMAAERFGDMVKAVVDTNRRLLALGGELHSDEEAALLELGSTQADLWGINIYPDQQRSEWIEFDSLINIRPRLGNRSRGVEDAGTRQLICEIVDSLIR
- a CDS encoding GNAT family N-acetyltransferase; translated protein: MSIEEFELLAMRPGWKHEYWDGRAHITPREHGVIVAMPVTPRPVNTSLVLRRATGADAAELTTAFLEAFIDSTEYCDWETQKICEAADKAIRSHFAGERGKPHLASRVAMGFDRERGCDSIVGAALLTHAPRYSILDLLFVRPAWQRHGIATALLSDAMNELDSVGEAILKSAYHAANEASMNWHQRFGFVEEPDLMRARLYSTAARHELWRREKIGGVSDRERAALKSEAERWEIEVDRLEEIADREGYRAVAPILTWLD
- a CDS encoding Uma2 family endonuclease, which gives rise to MSTAELVDSQVAFSPLLRHYTLGEFWELPEPPDRWHYDLIGGVLYMVPPPDPPRGDLVSRMNQSLVVFLDANGNLGSVYHPREAIYIDSTNVEPDMMYVSSELASRMGRRRTSADIVFEYLSKSTAVYDRTTKADTYLALGVRELWLIDPTTRTIEVRHWTAPVRDGGLPRWEVVVYSEGESAESRVLSGWRVSVNRLFDDLV
- a CDS encoding protein phosphatase 2C domain-containing protein encodes the protein MDLKVGYICDRGLNPKRPVNQDRFLAIPERGLFAVFDGVGGQRAGEIASQTAADTIEEAISHNSKKDPSAELIRRAIDFANRDVFELAESDPAYKTMATTVALIHIDGGRVTVAHVGDSRVYRLENGRFHRETVDHTDLNDDIRAGRMIGEQAAELATNIINRALGVESMVEVEIKSIDARDGARFLLCSDGIYRHLSDEEIARVLAEHKDPQRAADELKRIVHQRGADDNLTAVVVQMGRARQTPIIAIDDGMPERPERNDKRTVSAGAAAASRIPERGGRIQVEFNRARPDPDEAPRPLDRNSLSGRYEAKSSRPGSRFLMYSLLVLVLIAGAFYAGLRAPDFIKDRKADSNTNAAADPLLIGREAFEKGDYRFAAAEFESLAKRDPSNARALYWLGRALLEERNYASAAKSFEEAAARQPSLYDAYVQQAAAYEAMGEKSKAASALSRYAEERRKNERGTMNDGR